The genomic stretch tgagtccaaaaggcattactgcAAATTCGTAGTGGCCATCATGAGTTCGAAAAGCAGTTTTAGGAATGTCCTCGGCTTCCATTCTGATTTGATGATACCCTGCTCTCAAGTCTATCTTAGAGAAGACAGTAGCTCCTTTCAATTCATCAAGTAGTTCATCTATGAGTGGAATAGGGTATTTATCTTTGATAGTAATCTTGTTCAGCTGTCTGTAATCCACGCACATTCTCCACgtgccatctttcttcttcactaaGACCACAGGAGAAGAGAATGGACTGGAACTTGGCCGGATAAAACCTTGTTTAAGCAAGTCAGCCACTTGTTTCTCAATGATACTCTTTTGTATAGCAGAATGTTTGTAGGGTCTTGAATTGACAGGTGAAGAGCCTGGTACTAGTGTAATTTTATGGTTATGAGATCTCAGGGGAGGTAGTGAAGTAGGCTCAGCAAAAATAGCCTTTTGATCCTCCAGGAACAATTGAATACTGCTAGGAATTGGAACTTCATAATCATCAGTGCTTTCTCTAGAAAGTAGTGTAGGATTACCTTCATCAGTCACTTGTATGCAGCACAATTGTATTCCATTAGTGTGAGTGAGGAttttattcatttcattttttgaaacTGTGTGAACCTGTAACTTAGTGTTGTCTCCTCTTATCAAGTGTCTTCTACCTTTTAAGGTGAAATCCATAGTCAAGTTCTTGAAGTCCCACTGAATAACACCCAATGTCTCTAGCCATTGAATTCCCAATACCATATCGCAGCTCCCCAAAGGAAGTAGAAGAACATCAGTTACAAAAGGAGTCCTTCTCAACAACCAACGCATTCCTTTACACATGGATTTACATTCTAACCGATTTCCATCAGCCACATCAACCATCACTGGATTGACAGGAGTAAGTTGAAGTCCCATCTTCTTAGCCAATTGTATATCCAAAAAGTTGTCAGTACTGCCTGAGGCAATAAGAATATGGATAGCTCTCTTACCTATGCGACCAGTAACTCGCATGGTACGAAAACCTCTAGATGGTGAACCGTTTATAGCATGGATTGAAATCAGGGGATTCTCCTCATCATTAACTTCATCCTCCTGAATTTCATCATCAACAGATAACTCACTTACTCCATCATCTATTTCCAGTAAATATAATTGTTTCCTAGCACATCTATGCCCTCGTTCAAATTTTTCATCACAACCATAGCACAATCCTTTAGCTCTTTCTCTGCCATTTCTTCCTCTGTTATTAGGCGCCTAGTTTTAACAGCAGGCATAGTAGGAGTAGGGAGTAATGGTGTGGAGTTTGAAGTAGATCTAAAGTCATTGCTACTAAAACACTTAGAGATTGGATGAATGATATCTGTAGCATTAGATAGGTCCTGCAATCTGGCTAAAGCATAGGCATGTACTAATGTTTGTGGCATGAACATTCTTATTACTTTTTGTACATGCGATTTCAATCCATTAATGAAATGACTAATAGCATAGGATTCAGATAGAGAAACACGACCAAGCAATAATTCGAATCGATCGTGGTAGTCAGCAAACGAACCTGTTTGCTTGAGTGCTAGAAGCTCAGTCATTGGATCTCCAAGTAATTGATCACCAAATCTGCCTTCCAAAGCTCTCAGAAACATCGGCCATGGAGTAGTCATAGCTCGATCCTGATACTTAGCCCAGTTTTGGAACCATTGAAGTGCGCGGCCTTCATAGTTAATCACTGCTAAACGCACTTTTGATTCATCCGGTGTCAGATCCACCTCAAAAAAATGATCACAGCGAAGGATCCAACCAGGTAGATCCTCACCATTGAAAATAGGGAAGCCGACCTTCGATTGTCGAGTAGCAAAGTATTGTTGGCGAGGTTGCGCGCCACCAACAAATTGAGCATTCTGTGCACCATTCGGCGGTGGAACAAAGCGAGACATCAATTTATTTTGTTGCAATTGCAGAGCAAGGAGCAATTGAGCATTTGTTGATTAATTTTACGTCTGATTGGGTTGGCGGTGAAAACACCATTTTTGTAACAGCATCAATTTTAGATCACAGGACAGAAAACTGTTCTCTATTTCCAACTGcatcaattttgtaattttggGGAACGCATTGTTTACTTCTCCTATTTCTTAACTGCGTCAATTTTGTAATTTCTTAGGAGTAATTGTTCTCATCGAATAATGCAATTGTTAGAGCTGACGCCTGAATTAATCTACTTGTAGTATATCTATGAACATTCATGAATCTGCTAATGCTCAATCTAaggccattagcaatggggtgccctaaggcgcgccctatggcgcgccacgtcatctgCAAtgtggcgccctaaggcgcgccctatatgtttactattgttttgttaattaatttaaatgttttcaaatatgtaatgcaaactaattaaaaaacacaacgagtaactaaaaaccggcgaagactgcattgattaaaaattaaaaaattacaatacgaattaaaaattaatacatttataaaaaaccttcatttcaatCACACAACATAATCATCTTAAAAACTCGAAGAAGCAAATTCTCGTTTCACCGAATTCtactttttaatcataaattatcatttttatcacattatcatcttaataaatgtataaaataattttgttttcaaGATATCTCAACTATTGTTTGTAGTCCAACGGTTTGGATTATTGCCTTCCAAGCAATAGACCCTGGTTCGATCCCCGACAAAcgtatttttttaagtaaaatgcgtgccatcgtccgcgccctacatcgcggacgatggcgggcacccacaatgtgggcatcgtccgcacccgaagacgatggacgccatcgggcgcttgatgtgtatttttcgagcttttatatcaatgaactaataacacACAAGTAAATCAaatagctctaaaattacaacttttctgcaagagtacagatgtagttgtagtaaaagagtgtcgaaccacagggagacGTGTGATTATTTAACCAGGTTTGAcaagattaataaactaaatttaaaaacTAAAGTACGAAAATAGAGAAACTCAAGAGATAAAGAACATTGCTCCCAACAACATTCGGATGAATCACTATTGTATTGATTCTATATTCAAGTTCATACGCTATTGAGAAAGATGTATTAATTTTACACTCTAAAAGTATTAAACATACttacataattatattactAGTGCTAGTTAAACACATAGCCAAAAGTACCTACTCATTAGACTAAtattcctgcggaagcgcgggaaaTACTAGACTAACTACTCAAAGCCAACAAATATTATGGTTAGCtgaacacttaacacataaacatCTTCTCATCGAACTAAACTCCCACGGATGCGTAGTAAGTAATAATTCAACTCCAAAGACTCTTTTATATCAATATTCACTTATGCATTTTTCTCTTAACAAGGTAAAATTCATAAGTTTTTCATCTATGTTATCATCCAAtttccaagttaaagagacattagaAGGAGGCGAAAAATATACTACATTAGATGCATCAAAACATAACATATATAAAATTCGAATCATAGACAAAAACCAAAGCGAATGATTAAATATACAATCTCTACATTCAATTCATCCTACTAGTGTTAGGAGCAATGAAGACAAACTAGCCACACatgctaaagaagaaaaaccgtAAGATTAATGGTGTTCTCCGATAGTCGATGATAGTCCGTCTCCAAGATGATGAAGATTGGATCTCCCttcctcttctcttcttcttccttcttttctctctaatttcCCCAAAACCGTCACCCAGAATGCTCAGAATTTAGGCATTAAATACTCAAATTAAACTTCCCTCTGCTGTTTTGTAAACTGCCACCTTGCAGTTAGAAGATCCGatcccgaccgggcgttttgatAGTCAAAATCGCCTGACCGGGCGAATTGCTTCTGGGCTTCATAACAcatttcacccgaccgggtgttttaGAAATGGaaaatcacccgaccgggtgttgtCTCTGGACTCCTCATGCTTTACtgaaatcgcccgaccgggtgttAGTTCTGGAATCCTCAAGCGTGCACTTCTGGCGAACTTCCAGCTTTAACATCCTAAACTTCAATAAAAGCATGATTTGATGAGTTATAATTTACATATAAATGTATAGTCTAAGGGGGAAAAGTATatgaaatatgcttcgcatcagcgccccattgcgggtgccctaattAATCTACatgtagtatattattttacaatcatatatatctttttcaatttaaaagattatttgaatgaatgaaaataaattaagaatccTGACATACTTCCTAGGAATCATAATACTAGGAATTATTTTCCATCCGAACTTTACTTTCTTGCCAAACAAACGAGGCCTATCATATATGTTGTACATAATCTAATGTTTTATTAATGCTGTTTAAAAATTTATGAATTACtgtattttacaaaattttatttacagTTTTACTATGAAATATTATATGCTTATTAGTAGTATTCACTACATCTCATTCAAGATGAtcacctttccttttttgtttgtcccaatcaagatagctatttttcaattttgaaaataactTCAACTCTCTTTTCTTCTcgttaaaatatttaactaccttttttcctctctactttattccacctaacaacacttcctaaaatcccgtgtcattCAAGGATAtggccatcttgagtgggacagatggagtatgtTTTCTTATGTAGGTTTGAATTTGTAGCATTAGATATTCAAAagattttaactactactagTCCATATTTAAGGACCAACTCTAACctatactaattttttttataccatccctgaaaaatatgaatatttagtTCGATATAgatttaatgcataatttatataagagagatagagagaaaaaataattaaaatattataatgaatattatttatattttttaaaattagaatgtTTATATCTTTtaggaacaaactaaaaagaaaattgataatACCAGAATATGGTGCCATGTGTCTCAATAAATTTGGATTATGCCCGAATAAAAAAAGATTGTACATCAATATTCTGGATTGAGAACCTTCTTGAACAGGGCTTCCCTCCCCGGAAAAGGACAGCCATTCCCAACTCCGCCGGCGGCCGGAGAAGAAGTGTCCTTGTCTTCCACCATTGTCCCCTCACTACTCGTTTTCTTCCTCAGTCGCCTGGCCCTCACTCTATCCCTCCTCTCTcctcttctccctccttccccGCTCTCAATCCTCCgcacctcctcctcctcctcctgtTTGTTCAAATCCACACGCGCCGCCGCCCGGGGAATCCTCCCGCCCCTAGACGTCCCCAGCAGCCCGAAATCAACCTTGCTCCACCCGATCTTATCCTCGTTGTCCCACCCGAATCTCTCGCTAATTTCCAGCAGCTCCGCAACCGCGCTTCCGCCGGAGGACGTGGCCGCGTTTCCACTGAGGATGTTCTCGGCCGCCTCCCACTCGATGCGGTCGCAGTACACCGGGTCAGCCAGCACCCGGTCGGCCAGCCTGGCCCACTCCTCCGTGTCTCCGGCTCGCAGATTCGTCGACACCCATTTTAGGTAACCCGACGGCAAGCTCCCCAGCATCCTACCTTTATATTTCCCGAAGTCGATCACTCTGTCGCGCGCCGGACTCGCCGAGGCTCGCTGCGAATTTCTTAGGTTAAATCTGAGCGGCGGCCGTAGATTGGGGGAAATGGCGAATGTTGGGAATGGGAGTTTCAGTGGAAGGCAAAGCGGAAGCGGACCCATCTTCTGATTTGGATAACTTATTCTCATTCCACATCCTCCCTTTTTCTTCCATTATTTCGCCAAAATCATAATGGAATATACTCCTACTAaatgttttttcttttatttgttaaGTCTAGTGATACGAATGTAACTCGgaacccgcgggccggcccgaataacccgataaaaatacagggttagggttgtaatttcgcagcccgaatttaaaatcgggccattcgggctgaccctttctggttgtcgggttaggcgggctgactcgttcgggttacgggtcggcccgtcgggttgaaggcttctgcacggcgagcagtttttgtaacgatcataactttctctacaaagctccgattgaggcgtgcaatatatccacgcgaagctctttcaaagacgaagagaatCATATgcattagaggtttatcagacttcaaaatcgcgagaaacattgactcaaacaaggctgttgcacatccacatattttgtgtacattttctaatctattttctatcatttcaCAACAAAGATGTAAACAtatcaaaatatagaaatataatcaaaatcatccaagataACCTtataaaaccatgcaaaatccaaatacgtcaactgactatataagatcacgaaaaaatcactatgtggttcatggattcataaatactagtatataaaaaCTTTCTTtaagtatatttccaatataatagtgcaaagtgttttgacgctgCTTcatcattgaattatgcgtactttgatgattcttaaaacaaagataaattattatttgacttatttatagctggaataaattaaatttgacaaatcataattcaagaaaacttatagttactccaattagctagcatcttgataattcactctttaacaattcaaaatatttttgttacatctacgatgcacctctcacgttatgaaaattttattcaattttctacgaattgatttatgtttgaattttgaaacaaagttttgatttatgttttaaatacataaatataaacatactattgatagatattttgtaaataattatgtaatgactaagttatttaaatttaaataacttaatcttttttaaaaatattaaagaaaattaaaaatacgtatttcattgttgaatgattaattaaaaatatgtatataattaaagaaaagttaaaatacgtattatttttttaaaaaatattaaaagaattaaaaatacgcattggcccgaataacccggtgggttagcccaaAACCTGAAGGGTTAGGGTcaaacttttataacccgaaaaaatcataacccgaatggcccgacaaccagaacgggttggcccgattgacatccctagttaaGTCTATCGCCGAATATTAcatttaattaactaaataataaataaactcAGATTAATTAAATGACATTGATATCATATTTCATTAACTATTGGTGATCATAGGATTTGTTTTTGTTGTCTAACACTCCAACCTATATACACAATAATGCAACAACTATTCTTCCATACGTTAATTAAGCACATTCAAGTaacttattttaataaaataaaatggccAAGTAGCACAAATTATACTGCGGATACTATGGAGTACTAATAATATCATATCAATCAATACAATAAATCGACAAAGTCAGCTTAGTTGGGCTTGGCCCACTTAATATTTGGACCAATATCGTTCTGCAAGAATCCTGTGCTACGTGGCTCAATCGCAGTGCTTGGTCC from Salvia splendens isolate huo1 chromosome 4, SspV2, whole genome shotgun sequence encodes the following:
- the LOC121799512 gene encoding uncharacterized protein LOC121799512; translation: MRISYPNQKMGPLPLCLPLKLPFPTFAISPNLRPPLRFNLRNSQRASASPARDRVIDFGKYKGRMLGSLPSGYLKWVSTNLRAGDTEEWARLADRVLADPVYCDRIEWEAAENILSGNAATSSGGSAVAELLEISERFGWDNEDKIGWSKVDFGLLGTSRGGRIPRAAARVDLNKQEEEEEVRRIESGEGGRRGERRDRVRARRLRKKTSSEGTMVEDKDTSSPAAGGVGNGCPFPGREALFKKVLNPEY
- the LOC121799484 gene encoding uncharacterized protein LOC121799484: MSRFVPPPNGAQNAQFVGGAQPRQQYFATRQSKVGFPIFNGEDLPGWILRCDHFFEVDLTPDESKVRLAVINYEGRALQWFQNWAKYQDRAMTTPWPMFLRALEGRFGDQLLGDPMTELLALKQTGSFADYHDRFELLLGRVSLSESYAISHFINGLKSHAPNNRGRNGRERAKGLCYGCDEKFERGHRCARKQLYLLEIDDGVSELSVDDEIQEDEVNDEENPLISIHAINGSPSRGFRTMRVTGRIGKRAIHILIASGSTDNFLDIQLAKKMGLQLTPVNPVMVDVADGNRLECKSMCKGMRWLLRRTPFVTDVLLLPLGSCDMVLGIQWLETLGVIQWDFKNLTMDFTLKGRRHLIRGDNTKLQVHTVSKNEMNKILTHTNGIQLCCIQVTDEGNPTLLSRESTDDYEVPIPSSIQLFLEDQKAIFAEPTSLPPLRSHNHKITLVPGSSPVNSRPYKHSAIQKSIIEKQVADLLKQGFIRPSSSPFSSPVVLVKKKDGTWRMCVDYRQLNKITIKDKYPIPLIDELLDELKGATVFSKIDLRAGYHQIRMEAEDIPKTAFRTHDGHYEFAVMPFGLTNAPTTFQSLMNDVFRLFLRKFVLVFFDDILIYSTDMETHLIHLKLVEYLGHIIYVESVSTDPKKLEAMKDWPTPTDVSKLRGFLGLTGYYRKFIKGYGIICRPLTDLLKKDAFCWNAEAEAAFVALK